The following nucleotide sequence is from Cricetulus griseus strain 17A/GY chromosome 9, alternate assembly CriGri-PICRH-1.0, whole genome shotgun sequence.
CTCCTTTCAGAAAAAGAACAAGTGAATTGGAAAACAAGTTTGTTACTCTTCATCAGTTAAAAAGGGCAGATGGTTGGGTAGCATGTTGCCAAAATTGCATTAATTCCCTCCAAGTTTGGAATTTTTGCTTGTACATCATCCTGAAAGGCTGATGAAATTGTTTAAGCAATAAATGAACACAAAACAGATTACTAGCAACAAGATGCTGTGAGTGGCTCTGCGTTCAGGAGATGGCTGGTTGGAGAGGCTTGTGCTGTGGAGATGCTGGACTCTCTTGCGGTGTCTGTAGAGGACAGTTACCATGTAAAGGCTGGTCCACATAGAGGCTGGCCACATAGAGGTGATCATAAATGAGAACGACActcaaaaatgaccttgaattttggTCCCCAAAGTGCTTGTTTTGACAGTAAGGATCCACATATCCATAGCCAAAGTGAGTAGAATTGGTTTTGGCTATAACCATTCTTACCATATATGTATAGATGAGCAGGTTAATGAGCCAGGAGCAAAGTAAGGATGACAAAGTCAACTTGGAGAGTTTAGGCTTAAGCCACGCCCACCTAGAATTACTGGGAGAAAGGATTTGGACATTTCTCACTTGATGACTTGAAATGTGCTCAGAATAGAGGTGGTACTGATGGACATACCCCGGGAGACTCTGGATATAAATAACACTGCCCTATAGCCAGCATCATCCAGAAATTTTCGTACTCCAAAGAATGACATGATATGTGATATCAACGTGAATATGATCATCAGCACATTAACTATTGTCAGGTGCATGGAAACAGAATCAATCGACTTCTTAAAATGAGGCTTAAAGAAGAAAGTATATATGTACAAAATGAACAGTAATGAGTTCCCAGTGACACCAACACATAACTGAGATATCAGACAGACCCCCAAGATGGTATTACTTGGAAACATGATACCGTGTGTCAAGTTTGTTAGGCCGGGAGTGAGGGATAAAAGGACTGCATTATAAAACTATATTTCTAATGAGATTAGTGGGAAAATATAATGATTGACAGCTCGGGAGGAGAACTGGTAAGTGAGAAATGTCCAAATCCtttctattcttttgtgttgttttggacagggcttctttgtgaatcactggcttttctggaattagctctgtagaccaggctggtctcaaatccaCAAGGATCCCActtacctctacctcctaagttttggcattagaggtgtgtgccatcactgtctgAAGAAATGCCCAACTCCTTTCAACATTAGGTTGAAAGATGACATCTTAGTAACTGCAATCCAGAATTCTTGACCATCTTATAGGGTAGAAAAAAGTGTTGGAAAGCAGGTCACATCCACCCAAACACCCTGAATTCATGTCAGGCAGAGATATGTTGACTTTTGTGGTAGCCAAATTTGCATGTTATAAGGCTTTTAATGaaagttctttattttatgtgtatcagtgctTTGCCGTTTTGTCTGTGAACTATATTCATGCTTGAGAATCAAGCCCTGGcactctggaagaggagccaaaGGTCTTTCATTGCTGCACCACCCCTCCATTCCCcagatattttcattcattggTTGACATGTTTTCCTTTAACCCAAGTATCAATGTAATCATGTTTGTAGCaacatttgtttctaaaacatAGATGGTAGTGTGTGTACTTGAGCATCAGTGGTTTAGATTACACGTGTTTCTGTCAGCTTTGGGATGACTGAATACTTGGACTTTCCATGTGGGATGCTTTGTCTTGCCTTTCACCTTATAGTTTAACCAGAAGTGTTCTGagggatttcttttcctttttgtctcttttgCTAACAGCTTATAGTTGAGCTGCTGATATGTGGAAAGCAAAGGCAAGGGTGAGCCTACAAACCAACAATAGTGAGCACATCTTcacaaaaatgtgttttctataaAAATTGTTTACATTTAGAAGTGTTTTattagagaaaaatcaagaagtaaaatattgttgaaaataCTTACAACATATTCCTTTGTCCAAAATGTCATAAATTGAATGGGTAATAAATATTATACTTATTAAAATTATGTACACCGAGTTGTATTCAAGAAAAGTGTTAACTACATGAATTTTAATGGATTACAGAATGTCTGAAGTATAACCAAGGCCATATCAGGTATTCAAGGTCCACATTCAAATACTTTATCCCATTAAAATCATCAAGACAATTTTCCAATGATGAGAATGTGCCGGTTTCAGCTCAGCCACGGAGTGCACTTTGAAAACAGGTCATCCTCCTTTCAGAAAAAGAAGAGGTGAATTGCAAAACAAGTTTATTATTCTTCATCAGTAAAAAAGGGCAGATGGTTGGGTAACATGTTGCCAAAATGGCATTAAATCCCTCCAAGTTTGGAATTTTTACTTGTACAAAAACTCCAGAAAGGGTAATGAAATTGTTAAACCAATAAATGAACACAAAACAGGTTACCAGCAACAAGATGTTGTGAGTGGCTTTGCGTTCAGGAGATGGCTGGCTGGACAGGCTTGTGCTCTGGAGATGCTGGACTCTCTTTCGGTGTCTGTAGAGGACAGTTACCATGTGCAGGCTGGTCCACATCATGATGGCCACGTAGaagaaatcataaatgaaaatgaCAATCAAAAATGACCCTGAATTTTGTTCCCCAAAGCACTTGTTTTGACAGTAAGGATTTACATATCCAATGCCAACGTGAGTAGAATTGGTTTTGGCTATAACCATTGGAACCATATATGCATAGATGAGCAGGTTAATGAGCCAGGAGCAAAGTAAGGATGACAAAGTCAACTTGGAGAGTTTAGGCTTAAGCCACGCCCACCTAGAATTACTGGGAGTGATGGTGATGACTTGAAATGTGCTCAGAATAGAGGTGGTACTGATGGACATACCCCGGGAGACTCTGGATATAAATAACACTGCCCTACAGCCAGCATCATCCAGAAATTTTCGTACTCCAAAGAATGACATGATATGGGATATCAACATAAATATGATCATCAGCACATTAACTATTCCAGGTGCATGGAAGTGGAATCAATCAACTTCTTAAAATGAGGCTTAAAGaagaatgtatatatgtacaaaatGAACAGTAATGAGTTCCCTGTGACACCAACACATAACTGAGTTATGAGAAAGACCCCCAAGATGGTATTACTTGGAAGCATGATAATATGTGTCAGGTTTGTTAGGCTGAGAGTGAGGGATAAAAGGACTGTATTATAAA
It contains:
- the LOC100760270 gene encoding LOW QUALITY PROTEIN: vomeronasal type-1 receptor 4-like isoform X2 (The sequence of the model RefSeq protein was modified relative to this genomic sequence to represent the inferred CDS: inserted 1 base in 1 codon); the protein is MLPSNTILGVFLITQLCVGVTGNSLLFILYIYTFFFKPHFKKLIDSTSMHLXIVNVLMIIFMLISHIMSFFGVRKFLDDAGCRAVLFISRVSRGMSISTTSILSTFQVITITPSNSRWAWLKPKLSKLTLSSLLCSWLINLLIYAYMVPMVIAKTNSTHVGIGYVNPYCQNKCFGEQNSGSFLIVIFIYDFFYVAIMMWTSLHMVTVLYRHRKRVQHLQSTSLSSQPSPERKATHNILLLVTCFVFIYWFNNFITLSGVFVQVKIPNLEGFNAILATCYPTICPFLLMKNNKLVLQFTSSFSERRMTCFQSALRG